The Collimonas fungivorans Ter331 genome has a segment encoding these proteins:
- a CDS encoding DUF2116 family Zn-ribbon domain-containing protein, whose protein sequence is MSDVADRAEWRIAKDIQTALQHARKVEILNSDGHCCFCDEPVSYPALFCDVECRDDYDRKQSTLRRTGRIF, encoded by the coding sequence ATGAGCGATGTTGCAGATCGCGCCGAGTGGCGCATTGCCAAAGATATACAGACTGCCTTGCAACATGCGCGCAAGGTCGAGATCCTTAATAGTGACGGTCATTGCTGTTTTTGTGATGAACCGGTGTCTTATCCAGCGCTTTTTTGTGACGTCGAGTGTCGTGACGATTACGACAGAAAACAATCAACTTTACGGCGTACGGGCAGAATTTTTTAG
- the lysB gene encoding Rz-like lysis system protein LysB (The gene for this Rz-like phage lysis system protein may overlap extensively with the gene for the other spanin subunit, the Rz1-like protein in the outer membrane.), which yields MELIVKSLITALLVGVLGVVIWIQRDALIAEKARTDRAEQAISDKDDAIKSLTEAAKKNKVSLSKLQADREGIAATLTERERTIENLQHENAAIRSWADTPLPDAIAGMRDHAAITGADDYRQRMPASNTMQPTGGRAED from the coding sequence ATGGAATTGATCGTCAAAAGCCTGATCACGGCGCTTCTTGTCGGCGTCCTGGGCGTCGTGATCTGGATCCAGCGCGACGCCCTGATTGCCGAGAAGGCCCGCACGGATCGAGCCGAACAGGCTATCTCTGACAAAGATGACGCCATTAAATCCCTGACCGAGGCCGCAAAAAAAAATAAGGTTTCGTTGAGCAAGCTGCAAGCCGACAGGGAAGGGATCGCCGCCACACTTACCGAACGGGAACGCACAATTGAGAACCTACAACATGAAAATGCAGCGATTCGCAGCTGGGCCGATACTCCTTTGCCTGATGCTATTGCCGGGATGCGCGACCACGCGGCCATCACCGGGGCAGACGATTACCGTCAGCGAATGCCCGCCAGTAACACGATGCAGCCTACCGGCGGCCGCGCCGAAGACTAA
- a CDS encoding phage portal protein, which produces MRNKRQQRGKPPVEALNTGTGKQAAASPAGFEAFSFGDPTPVLDSAEVLDCFECWLNGKWYEPPLSFAGLAKSFNASVHHSSAIYFKANILTDTFVPNKYLSREAFKRLALDFLTFGNAYPERRTSRSGLTLQINHSLAKYMRRGREPDSYFFVNGSTPEYEFPRGSIFQLMEPDINQEMYGIPQYLSALQSAWLNEAATLFRRKYYKNGSHAGFVFYMTDAKANNDDVMKIRKAIHESKGPGNFRNLFMYSPGGNKDGIQILPVSDVAAKDEFFNIKGVTRDDVLAAHRVPPQLMGIMPSNAGGFGAVEPAARVFARNELVPLQTQFLAINDWLGQEVVRFNKYELITGEGNKQ; this is translated from the coding sequence ATGAGAAATAAGCGGCAACAACGCGGCAAGCCCCCCGTTGAGGCATTGAATACCGGCACAGGCAAACAAGCGGCGGCCTCACCCGCTGGTTTCGAGGCGTTCAGTTTTGGCGATCCGACGCCGGTACTTGATAGCGCGGAAGTACTGGATTGCTTCGAGTGCTGGCTCAATGGCAAATGGTACGAGCCGCCTCTCAGTTTCGCCGGTCTGGCGAAATCGTTTAACGCCAGCGTCCACCACAGCAGCGCGATCTACTTCAAGGCCAACATCCTGACAGACACCTTTGTGCCGAACAAATACCTATCGCGGGAAGCCTTTAAGCGGCTGGCGCTGGATTTCCTGACCTTCGGCAACGCCTACCCCGAGCGGCGCACCAGTCGTAGCGGCCTTACGTTGCAAATCAATCACTCCCTGGCTAAATACATGCGGCGTGGTCGGGAGCCCGACAGCTATTTCTTCGTCAACGGCTCAACGCCGGAATACGAGTTTCCCAGGGGATCAATTTTCCAATTGATGGAGCCCGACATCAATCAAGAGATGTATGGCATACCGCAATATCTTAGCGCCCTGCAGTCGGCCTGGCTCAACGAAGCCGCAACCCTGTTCCGACGCAAGTATTACAAGAACGGTTCACACGCCGGCTTCGTGTTCTACATGACAGATGCGAAGGCAAATAACGACGATGTGATGAAGATCCGCAAGGCGATCCACGAAAGCAAGGGGCCGGGTAATTTCCGCAACCTGTTTATGTACTCCCCAGGGGGCAATAAAGACGGCATCCAGATCTTGCCGGTGTCGGACGTGGCTGCGAAAGACGAATTTTTTAACATCAAGGGCGTCACGCGCGACGATGTGCTGGCCGCCCATCGCGTACCACCTCAACTGATGGGAATCATGCCGAGCAATGCCGGCGGCTTTGGAGCCGTTGAACCTGCCGCCCGCGTGTTCGCACGTAACGAATTGGTGCCGCTACAAACACAATTCCTGGCGATCAACGATTGGCTTGGGCAGGAGGTGGTGCGCTTTAACAAATACGAATTGATAACTGGTGAGGGAAATAAGCAATGA
- the gpM gene encoding phage terminase small subunit produces the protein MSFLSPALRHQARVLAAQTSANTEPGGPTTGSHYELQLYQLAEDRRRLKAIQSIKSKIALKAKLLPNYQAWIDGVLAAGKGGQDDVLTTLLVWHIDVGEYERAVTIARYAVGHKMTLPDQYDRDIPTMLLDEFAGAYLSGPLGQDAAQAVQILTAIADLTKDSDTPDQARAKLFKALGLAQLVFANGGDDKGDFSPSLVADAKAALTHLKRAIELFDGVGAKKDIERLERRLGKAAQE, from the coding sequence ATGAGTTTCCTATCCCCAGCCCTGCGCCACCAGGCCCGTGTCCTGGCGGCGCAAACCAGCGCAAATACCGAACCGGGCGGCCCGACGACTGGATCGCACTACGAGCTCCAGTTGTACCAATTGGCCGAAGACCGGCGACGCCTGAAAGCGATTCAGTCGATCAAAAGCAAGATCGCTTTAAAGGCCAAGCTGCTGCCGAATTACCAAGCCTGGATCGATGGCGTGCTGGCGGCGGGGAAGGGCGGCCAGGACGACGTGCTGACTACGCTCCTGGTGTGGCATATCGACGTTGGCGAGTACGAGCGCGCCGTGACGATTGCCCGCTATGCGGTCGGACACAAGATGACCTTGCCTGACCAATACGACCGGGACATTCCGACGATGTTGTTGGACGAGTTTGCCGGTGCGTATCTCAGCGGCCCGCTCGGGCAGGATGCGGCGCAAGCCGTGCAGATCCTCACGGCGATTGCGGATCTGACCAAGGATAGCGACACCCCCGACCAGGCCCGCGCCAAATTATTTAAGGCGCTTGGCTTAGCGCAGCTGGTGTTTGCGAATGGCGGCGATGACAAGGGTGATTTTTCCCCGTCGCTGGTGGCGGACGCAAAAGCCGCACTTACCCATCTGAAACGCGCTATCGAGCTATTCGATGGCGTGGGAGCGAAAAAAGACATTGAACGCCTTGAACGTCGCTTAGGTAAAGCGGCGCAAGAATAA
- a CDS encoding phage tail protein: MYKPKSLRAHLGAANPDLKRDPENFVVYGDEGHVVAVGTGSLSFEYRYKLNVIITDYPGDADAIMVPLLAWVAVHQPDILGNPELRKTGFSFEIDFNNHVTVDLSIKLDLTERVVVKRGAAGRLDVRHLVEPLPTPEYTDDFWTLYAGDSLIAEWHTPKDTQ, encoded by the coding sequence GTGTACAAGCCAAAAAGCCTTAGAGCGCACCTGGGCGCGGCGAACCCGGATCTAAAGCGGGATCCGGAAAACTTTGTGGTGTACGGCGACGAAGGGCATGTTGTCGCTGTCGGCACCGGCTCCCTGTCGTTCGAGTATCGTTACAAGCTCAACGTAATTATTACCGACTACCCAGGGGACGCCGACGCCATCATGGTGCCGCTATTGGCCTGGGTAGCGGTGCATCAGCCGGACATACTTGGTAATCCGGAACTGCGTAAAACCGGCTTCAGTTTCGAGATCGATTTCAATAATCATGTAACGGTCGATCTGTCTATCAAACTGGATTTGACCGAACGTGTAGTGGTAAAGCGCGGCGCTGCCGGCCGGCTCGACGTACGGCACTTGGTTGAGCCCCTGCCCACGCCGGAATATACCGACGATTTCTGGACCCTGTATGCAGGGGATTCTTTGATCGCTGAATGGCATACACCGAAGGATACGCAATGA
- a CDS encoding GPO family capsid scaffolding protein has protein sequence MESSSKYPQSAQPETNMAKSTSKFFRVATEGATTDGRKIDRSTIEQIAKTFNPATYGARIWLEHIRGTMPDGSFRAYGDVLAVKAEEVDTDAGKKMALFAQIDPTPDLIAMTKARQKIYSSLEISPNFADSGQPYLVGLGVTDSPASLGTEILTFAANSGTANPFAARKQNPDNLYSEAVEIALEFDTAQADPEPGKLATSIKNLFKKITAGDTSNDARFSDVSEAIQTVATHVAAGDEKFAASQVRIETLETALEKVTSDFASFKRQMDTTDANPTQRPQAAGGSGVIKTEF, from the coding sequence ATGGAGTCCTCATCAAAGTATCCACAGTCAGCACAACCCGAGACCAACATGGCTAAATCAACATCCAAGTTCTTCCGCGTCGCCACTGAAGGCGCGACCACAGACGGGCGAAAGATCGACCGTAGCACTATCGAGCAGATCGCCAAGACGTTTAACCCCGCGACCTATGGCGCACGTATCTGGCTGGAACACATTCGCGGCACGATGCCGGATGGCTCCTTCCGTGCCTATGGCGATGTGTTGGCGGTCAAGGCCGAAGAAGTGGACACCGATGCGGGTAAAAAGATGGCGTTGTTTGCTCAGATCGATCCGACACCGGATCTGATCGCCATGACCAAGGCGCGCCAGAAGATCTATAGCAGCCTGGAAATCAGCCCGAATTTTGCCGACTCCGGTCAGCCCTACCTGGTCGGCCTGGGTGTGACCGATAGCCCGGCCAGCCTCGGCACCGAGATATTGACCTTCGCCGCCAATAGCGGCACGGCTAATCCGTTTGCAGCGCGCAAACAGAACCCGGACAACCTCTATTCGGAAGCCGTCGAAATTGCATTGGAATTTGACACGGCGCAAGCCGATCCCGAGCCTGGCAAGTTGGCGACCAGTATCAAGAACCTGTTCAAGAAAATCACGGCCGGCGACACCTCCAATGACGCGCGCTTCTCCGATGTCAGCGAAGCGATCCAGACCGTCGCCACCCACGTAGCGGCCGGCGACGAAAAATTCGCCGCCAGCCAGGTGCGCATCGAGACGCTTGAAACCGCGCTGGAAAAGGTGACGTCTGATTTTGCGTCATTCAAGCGGCAAATGGATACGACCGACGCCAACCCGACACAACGGCCCCAAGCGGCGGGCGGCAGCGGCGTGATCAAGACTGAGTTTTAA
- a CDS encoding phage virion morphogenesis protein, giving the protein MTENLRAVEMWVGGLLTRLQPAQRRALNRKIAQDLRRSQAQRIASQHTPDGAMYTARKKRKDLRGKKGRIKRQKAAMFEKLRITKNLKTQQDENQISIGFFGRVARIARVHQEGLKDRVSKKGPEYLYPARPLLGFSKTDQSLIRNSLFRHLSGYE; this is encoded by the coding sequence ATGACGGAAAATCTGCGCGCCGTGGAGATGTGGGTCGGTGGTCTACTGACCAGGTTGCAGCCAGCGCAACGCCGCGCGTTAAATCGCAAGATAGCTCAGGATCTGCGGCGCAGCCAGGCGCAACGTATTGCCAGCCAGCACACACCGGACGGTGCGATGTACACGGCACGCAAAAAACGCAAAGATCTGCGCGGGAAGAAGGGGAGAATAAAGCGTCAAAAGGCGGCGATGTTTGAGAAGCTGCGTATTACAAAAAACCTCAAAACTCAGCAGGACGAAAACCAGATATCGATAGGGTTCTTTGGTCGGGTCGCCCGCATCGCGCGGGTGCACCAGGAGGGATTGAAAGATCGGGTGTCAAAAAAAGGGCCGGAATATCTATATCCGGCCCGACCATTACTTGGTTTTAGTAAGACTGATCAATCGTTGATACGTAATTCATTGTTTCGACATTTAAGTGGATATGAGTAA
- a CDS encoding putative holin, whose translation MAEPSTATLLVTTAAGIGLSSLFPGIDGNALIGAFAGAALVAISSKNLPVMQRLAYMVISLAVGYLAAPEVINNSPLKQSGVAAFFASAGVIALTLHGIDLIKTIELPDWIRKGGRNE comes from the coding sequence ATGGCAGAACCCAGCACCGCTACGCTTCTCGTTACCACCGCCGCCGGCATTGGCCTGTCGTCGCTGTTCCCCGGCATCGACGGCAATGCCTTGATCGGTGCCTTTGCCGGCGCTGCGCTGGTGGCGATTTCCAGCAAGAACTTGCCAGTCATGCAGCGACTGGCCTATATGGTCATCTCGCTGGCGGTTGGCTACCTGGCCGCACCAGAGGTCATCAATAATAGCCCGCTCAAGCAGTCCGGCGTTGCGGCCTTCTTCGCGTCAGCCGGCGTCATCGCGCTGACGTTGCACGGCATCGATCTGATTAAGACGATCGAACTGCCCGACTGGATCCGCAAAGGAGGCCGCAATGAATAA
- a CDS encoding terminase ATPase subunit family protein — protein sequence MSEILEEAPHVIEPETDPRRLAKHLYWQGWRVTSIAKHLQQKRTTIESWKQRDEWDKASPLEKIESSLESRLVQLIGKDAKSGGDFKEIDLLMRQVVQTARVRRYEAPGGNEVDLNPKLANRNAEPKKKPTRNDFSQEQKDQVLAAFRDSLFDYQKVWHRNGHQRTRVILKSRQIGATWYFAREALADAMETGRNQIFLSASKSQAHVFKQYIIQFAKDAAGIDLTGDPIVLPNGAHLYFLGTNARTAQGYHGNFYFDEFFWTHNFQELNKVASGMALHKQWRKTYFSTPSSITHQAYPFWTGELFNKRRPKADQVDIDVSHLRLSSGFTGEDKIWRQIVTILDAERGGCNLFDIDELRNFEYSPDQFENLLMCNFIDDTQSVFPLMALQRCMVDSWVDWDDYKPFTSRPFGDRPVWIGYDPSLNGDSAGCVVMAPPLVAGGKFRILERFQWRGIDFEAQAKAIKEMTERYNVAYIGIDTTGMGIGVFPLVKQFFPLATAINYSPEVKTRMVLKAQNIISKARLEFDAGWTDIAQSFMTIRKTLTTSGRQVTYDAGRTDETGHADLAWACMHALDNEPFEGSNENNQSFMEIS from the coding sequence ATGTCTGAAATTCTCGAAGAAGCCCCGCACGTCATCGAACCGGAAACGGATCCGCGCCGCCTTGCCAAACATCTGTATTGGCAAGGCTGGCGCGTCACGTCCATTGCAAAACACCTGCAGCAGAAGCGCACCACGATTGAAAGCTGGAAGCAGCGCGATGAATGGGATAAGGCGTCCCCTCTCGAAAAGATCGAATCGTCATTGGAGTCCCGCCTGGTCCAGTTGATCGGCAAGGACGCCAAGAGCGGCGGCGACTTCAAGGAAATTGATCTGCTCATGCGTCAGGTCGTGCAGACCGCCCGCGTGCGCCGCTACGAAGCGCCAGGTGGCAACGAGGTGGATCTCAATCCGAAACTTGCAAACCGTAACGCCGAGCCCAAGAAAAAACCGACCAGGAACGATTTCAGCCAAGAACAGAAAGACCAGGTATTAGCCGCGTTCCGCGACTCGCTGTTCGACTATCAGAAGGTGTGGCACCGCAATGGTCACCAGCGCACCCGAGTGATTCTCAAATCACGGCAGATCGGTGCTACCTGGTATTTTGCCCGCGAGGCGTTGGCCGATGCGATGGAGACCGGCCGCAATCAGATCTTTCTGTCAGCATCCAAGTCCCAGGCGCACGTATTCAAGCAATACATTATTCAGTTCGCCAAGGATGCCGCCGGCATCGACTTGACCGGCGACCCTATCGTGCTGCCGAACGGCGCGCATCTGTACTTTCTGGGAACCAATGCACGGACCGCCCAGGGTTACCACGGTAATTTCTACTTTGACGAATTTTTCTGGACGCACAACTTCCAGGAACTGAACAAGGTGGCGTCCGGCATGGCGCTGCACAAGCAGTGGCGCAAAACCTACTTTTCGACGCCGTCCTCGATCACGCACCAGGCGTATCCGTTCTGGACCGGCGAACTGTTCAACAAACGGCGGCCGAAAGCTGACCAAGTTGACATCGATGTCAGCCACTTGAGATTGTCCAGCGGCTTTACTGGCGAGGACAAGATCTGGCGTCAGATCGTCACGATCCTAGACGCCGAGCGCGGCGGCTGCAATCTGTTCGACATTGATGAGCTGCGCAATTTCGAATACAGCCCCGACCAGTTCGAAAACCTGCTGATGTGCAATTTCATCGACGACACGCAATCGGTGTTCCCGTTGATGGCGTTGCAGCGCTGCATGGTTGATTCCTGGGTGGATTGGGACGATTACAAGCCGTTCACTTCACGGCCCTTTGGCGACCGGCCGGTGTGGATCGGCTACGACCCCTCATTGAACGGCGACAGCGCCGGCTGCGTGGTGATGGCCCCGCCGCTGGTGGCTGGCGGTAAGTTCCGCATCCTGGAACGTTTTCAGTGGCGCGGCATCGACTTTGAAGCCCAGGCCAAAGCAATCAAGGAAATGACGGAACGTTACAACGTGGCGTATATCGGCATCGACACGACAGGGATGGGCATTGGCGTATTTCCACTGGTAAAGCAGTTTTTCCCGCTGGCAACCGCCATCAACTATTCGCCCGAAGTCAAAACCCGGATGGTACTGAAAGCACAAAACATCATCAGCAAAGCCCGGTTGGAGTTCGACGCCGGCTGGACCGATATCGCGCAGTCCTTTATGACAATCCGCAAGACCTTGACCACCAGCGGCCGCCAGGTCACGTATGACGCCGGTCGCACCGATGAAACCGGCCACGCCGACCTCGCTTGGGCCTGCATGCACGCCCTGGACAACGAGCCTTTCGAAGGCTCAAACGAAAACAATCAATCCTTTATGGAGATCTCATGA
- a CDS encoding phage major capsid protein, P2 family, with the protein MRANTRIAFEGYTSQIAQLNATSSVQHTFSVVPTVQQKLEDKIQESSEFLKKINIIGVTEQEGEKLGLGVSGPIASRTDTSKAERQTRDVSTMDGHRYRCEKTNFDTHIGYAKLDAWAKFQDFQSRIANQILIRQGLDRMVIGFNGTKIASDTDIAAYPMLQDVNKGWLQHFREDAPQRVMSQGEAKPGKLLIGTGGDYLNLDAAVADGINLLDPWYQEDTGLVAFVGRKLLNDKYFPLINTKQAPTETLAADIIISQKRIGGLPAVRVPFFPDNAILITRFDNLSVYFQDGARRRRVEDVAKRDRIENYESSNDAYVVEDFGLGALLENIELVP; encoded by the coding sequence ATGAGAGCAAATACCCGTATCGCGTTTGAAGGCTACACCAGCCAGATCGCGCAATTGAACGCGACGTCCAGCGTTCAACATACGTTTAGCGTGGTACCCACTGTGCAACAGAAGCTGGAAGACAAGATCCAGGAGTCCAGCGAATTCCTGAAAAAAATCAACATCATTGGCGTCACCGAGCAAGAGGGCGAAAAACTCGGCCTGGGGGTCTCAGGCCCCATCGCCAGTCGCACCGATACCAGCAAGGCCGAGCGCCAGACGCGCGACGTGTCCACCATGGACGGCCATCGTTATCGTTGCGAAAAGACCAATTTCGATACCCATATCGGCTACGCTAAACTCGACGCCTGGGCCAAATTCCAAGACTTCCAGAGCCGGATTGCCAATCAGATCCTGATTCGCCAGGGACTGGACCGGATGGTGATTGGTTTCAATGGCACCAAGATTGCGTCGGATACCGACATTGCGGCCTATCCAATGCTCCAGGACGTAAATAAGGGCTGGTTGCAGCATTTCCGTGAAGATGCGCCGCAACGGGTCATGTCCCAGGGAGAGGCGAAGCCAGGCAAGCTGCTGATCGGCACCGGAGGTGATTACCTCAATCTTGATGCCGCTGTTGCTGACGGCATCAACCTGCTGGATCCCTGGTATCAGGAAGACACCGGCTTGGTCGCTTTTGTCGGCCGCAAGCTGTTGAACGACAAATATTTCCCGTTGATCAACACCAAGCAAGCGCCTACCGAGACGCTGGCGGCCGACATCATCATCAGCCAGAAGCGCATCGGCGGCCTGCCGGCGGTACGCGTGCCTTTCTTCCCGGATAACGCCATCCTCATTACCCGTTTCGATAATCTGTCGGTGTACTTCCAGGACGGCGCGCGCCGCCGCCGTGTAGAAGATGTTGCCAAGCGTGACCGCATCGAAAACTACGAGTCGTCCAATGATGCGTATGTAGTCGAAGACTTCGGCCTGGGCGCTTTGTTGGAAAACATCGAGTTGGTGCCGTAG
- a CDS encoding phage holin family protein: protein MNKLLTVIAVLSYAMTCMQLLCYRRGYANYRIHISLVAWLLIVFTGTCALEILLGTARTSFGQAGIAFTLCVLVYRARGNVANIIRGNL, encoded by the coding sequence ATGAATAAGCTGCTTACCGTCATCGCAGTACTCAGCTACGCCATGACCTGCATGCAGTTGCTGTGCTACCGGCGTGGCTATGCAAACTACCGGATCCACATATCGCTGGTGGCCTGGCTGCTGATCGTCTTTACCGGCACCTGCGCCCTGGAGATCTTGCTCGGCACCGCTCGTACCTCATTCGGTCAAGCCGGTATCGCTTTTACCTTGTGCGTCTTGGTCTATCGCGCCCGGGGCAACGTCGCCAACATCATCAGAGGGAATTTATGA
- a CDS encoding Com family DNA-binding transcriptional regulator, producing the protein MSEIRCGSCSRKLGEGEYITLVIKCPRCGTLNHLRATRPISACHRASDYGETRASKSNHSLAGRKTPPG; encoded by the coding sequence ATGTCGGAAATCCGCTGCGGGAGCTGCTCCCGAAAACTTGGCGAGGGTGAATACATCACTCTGGTCATTAAATGCCCACGTTGCGGCACATTAAACCACCTGAGAGCCACGCGCCCCATATCCGCATGCCATCGAGCATCTGACTATGGAGAAACACGTGCAAGCAAATCCAATCATTCCCTGGCTGGGAGGAAAACGCCGCCTGGCTGA
- a CDS encoding tail protein X — translation MQVRAQQYDTLDLLCWRHLGATANVVEAALELNPGLADCGPYLPHGRLVTLPDPTVTPTKTAQIVQLWD, via the coding sequence ATGCAAGTGCGCGCGCAGCAATATGACACGCTAGACCTGTTGTGCTGGCGGCATCTTGGCGCTACCGCCAATGTCGTTGAAGCTGCGCTTGAACTGAATCCGGGGCTGGCCGATTGCGGGCCGTATCTGCCGCATGGTCGCCTGGTCACGTTGCCAGACCCCACGGTCACCCCCACCAAAACTGCCCAGATCGTCCAGCTCTGGGACTAA
- a CDS encoding phage baseplate assembly protein V — MTADLSTDLSELLRLILNMIRVGSVIELDYDAKLVRVQVGKNTPTWRPWAVHRAGDAQTWWPPSIGEQVILLSPEGNFDNAVILPAMYSDQFQPPSNNPAHHTTRYKDGAVIQYDSAAHALTAILPDGTSVSAVPGTVTSNAEDTICTGNLTVKKNLTVNGFAALNAGMNVKAGKGGGAAAMVEGVMQATVDVIAKAVSLIGHKHGGVKQGNDESDVPK, encoded by the coding sequence ATGACCGCCGACCTCTCCACTGACCTTTCTGAACTGCTGCGCTTAATCCTGAACATGATTCGGGTTGGCTCTGTGATCGAACTCGATTACGACGCAAAGCTCGTGCGTGTTCAGGTTGGCAAGAACACGCCTACCTGGCGGCCTTGGGCAGTCCATCGCGCGGGCGATGCGCAGACTTGGTGGCCGCCATCCATTGGCGAACAAGTGATTCTGCTTTCGCCGGAGGGAAATTTCGATAACGCTGTGATTCTGCCGGCGATGTATTCCGATCAATTCCAGCCACCTTCAAACAATCCAGCGCACCACACGACGCGCTACAAAGATGGCGCTGTTATCCAATATGACAGCGCGGCGCATGCCTTAACCGCGATCCTGCCCGACGGCACAAGCGTTTCTGCCGTGCCTGGCACGGTGACATCGAACGCCGAGGATACGATTTGTACCGGCAATCTGACCGTTAAAAAGAACCTGACCGTCAACGGCTTCGCGGCCCTTAATGCTGGCATGAACGTCAAGGCCGGCAAGGGTGGGGGTGCCGCAGCCATGGTGGAAGGTGTCATGCAAGCCACGGTCGACGTGATCGCCAAAGCGGTCAGTTTGATTGGTCATAAGCACGGCGGCGTGAAGCAGGGCAACGATGAATCGGACGTGCCTAAATGA
- the lysC gene encoding Rz1-like lysis system protein LysC (LysC is an Rz1-like component of a phage lytic system, substantially overlapping although not fully embedded in the gene for the Rz-like LysB component.) yields MLLPGCATTRPSPGQTITVSECPPVTRCSLPAAAPKTNGALNLALERTEAAWATCAAQVDMTYNCQQESSRVQAKKP; encoded by the coding sequence ATGCTATTGCCGGGATGCGCGACCACGCGGCCATCACCGGGGCAGACGATTACCGTCAGCGAATGCCCGCCAGTAACACGATGCAGCCTACCGGCGGCCGCGCCGAAGACTAACGGCGCGCTCAATCTCGCCCTGGAGCGTACCGAGGCGGCTTGGGCGACCTGCGCCGCTCAGGTTGACATGACTTACAACTGCCAACAGGAGTCCAGCCGTGTACAAGCCAAAAAGCCTTAG
- a CDS encoding D-Ala-D-Ala carboxypeptidase family metallohydrolase, protein MTAITEHFTLEEFTRSDKARILGIDNTPVPAVVANLRRLARFNELVRLELGSAAMVISSGYRCPALNRAVGGASNSAHLDGLANDFTAPAFGTPMDICQKIEKSYLQFDQLIYERAGSAIWVHLGIAAEGVKPRRQVLTIDSKGTRVGLWN, encoded by the coding sequence ATGACTGCAATCACCGAGCATTTCACACTGGAAGAATTTACGCGCAGTGACAAGGCGCGGATCTTGGGCATAGACAACACGCCCGTGCCGGCTGTGGTGGCAAACCTACGGCGCCTGGCCCGCTTTAACGAACTGGTGCGGCTTGAGTTGGGGAGTGCCGCCATGGTGATCTCCAGCGGCTACCGCTGCCCGGCGCTTAACCGTGCCGTAGGCGGTGCCAGCAACAGCGCGCACCTGGATGGCTTGGCGAATGACTTTACGGCCCCTGCGTTCGGTACGCCGATGGACATCTGCCAAAAGATCGAGAAATCCTATCTGCAATTCGATCAGCTTATTTACGAGCGCGCCGGATCCGCGATCTGGGTTCACCTGGGCATTGCAGCAGAGGGCGTTAAGCCCCGCCGCCAGGTGCTGACCATTGACAGCAAGGGAACCCGGGTAGGGCTATGGAATTGA
- a CDS encoding head completion/stabilization protein, giving the protein MSFIAVEPSTPNSNPPSSATTVENDGWYIDINLPLMRDAMRLDGTVTDPRLRQAVVAAIMHVNQELADWKRDQIAAGYKTLAAVPADHIDRESVLIAHYRRAVYSTAKADMIERYRDIDSTASSLSDKKMMEWLDTAPSDQRRNAHWAIANIIGRPHMTVELI; this is encoded by the coding sequence ATGAGCTTTATTGCCGTCGAACCATCGACACCCAATAGCAACCCACCATCGAGCGCGACGACCGTCGAAAACGATGGTTGGTATATCGATATTAATTTGCCGCTTATGCGCGATGCCATGCGCCTGGATGGCACCGTCACGGATCCGCGCCTGCGGCAAGCCGTGGTCGCGGCCATCATGCATGTCAATCAGGAACTGGCAGACTGGAAACGCGACCAGATCGCCGCCGGCTATAAAACACTGGCTGCCGTGCCGGCCGATCATATCGACCGTGAAAGTGTGCTGATTGCCCACTATCGGCGCGCCGTCTACAGCACGGCCAAGGCTGACATGATTGAGCGTTACCGCGATATCGACAGCACCGCCTCGTCATTGAGTGATAAAAAAATGATGGAGTGGCTCGATACCGCGCCTAGCGATCAACGCCGTAATGCCCATTGGGCGATCGCCAACATCATTGGCCGGCCGCACATGACCGTTGAGCTGATCTGA